The region GGCCGTCCGACGTCCGGCTCACGACCGCCGATGTGCTGGTGTTCGCGACCAAGACACACCAGCTCGAGGCGGCGTTGCAGGAGTGGGCCGACCAGCCCGTGCGCAGCGATGGGCGCGAGATCGGGACTGCGGCGCAGCACCTTCCGGTGCTGACGGCACTCAACGGCGTGGTCGCCGAGGAGATGGCGCTGCGGTTCTTCGCCCGCGTGTTCGGGGTGTGCGTGTGGATGCCCGCCGCGCACGTGACGCCGGGAGAGGTGATCGTGCGGTCCTGGCCGGTCGCCGGCCACTTCCGCATCTCGCGGTGGCCGGCGTCGTTGACCACGGCCGAAGACCGTGCGCTGCTCGACGAGATCGCGGCCGGCTGGACCGCGGCGGGCATCTTCACCCAGCTGCCGCCCGACGTCGCGCCGTGGAAGTACAACAAGCTGCTGAGCAATCTGGGCAACGCCGTCGTCGCGCTCACCGGGGCGGAGTCGGCCGGCCTCGCCGCCGCCGCGCAGCGCGAAGGAGAAGGGATCCTCGCGACGGCGGGCATCGAGTACGTCTCCTTCGACGAGTCGAAAGCCGCCCGCAGGCAAGGAGTGTCGATGCGCCCGGTGCGGGGCGTCGAGCACGTGGTGTCGAACTCCACCTGGCAGTCCCTGGCCCGCAGCAGCGGCAGCGTCGAAACCGACTACCTCAACGGCGAGATCGTGCGCCTCGCGCACCGGCTCGGGACCGCGGCGCCGATCAACGCCACGCTGGCCCGGCTGACCCGTGCCGCCGCGCGCTCCGGCCGCGCGCCCGGCGAGTACACCGCCGGGGAACTCGAGACGCTGGTAGGAGGACTCGGTGCCTAGCCGCGACGAAGTATTCATCACCGCAAGGGAATTGGCCCGGCTTCTGGACTCGGGTGAACCGGTCACGCTGCTCGACGTGCGGTGGTCGCTGCCCGAACCCGACGGCCGCGCCGCCTTCGAGCGCGGGCACCTGCCCGGCGCGGTGTACGTGTCGCTCGACGACGAGCTGAGCGACCACTCCGTGGACGGACGGGGCAGGCATCCGTTGCCGTCGGGATCGGCACTGCAGGCCGCCGCACGCCGCTGGGGCGTCCGGACCGGCGTGCCGGTCGTCGTCTACGACGACTGGAACCTCGCCGGGTCGGCGCGGGCCTGGTGGGTGCTCACCGCCGCGGGCATCCCGCACGTGCGCATCCTCGACGGCGGACTCGCCGCGTGGTCGGGTGAATTGACCTCCGGCGCAGTGACTCCCGTACCCGGCGACGTGACGGTCGACCACGACGACCTGTACGCGGGCGCGTTGCGGGCCGTCACCGCGGACGAGGCGTCGTCGGCGCAGGTGCTGCTCGACGCCCGCGCGCCGGAGCGCTATCGCGGCGACCACGAACCCGTCGACCCGGTGGCCGGCCACATTCCGGGCGCCCGCAACGTGCCGAGCACCAGCCTGCTCGACGCCGCGGGCGGGCTGCGGCCCGCGGCGGAGCTGACCGGGCTCCTGGGCCCCGTCGGCGACGCGCCTGCCGTCTACTGCGGCTCGGGCGTCACG is a window of Mycolicibacterium chubuense NBB4 DNA encoding:
- a CDS encoding ketopantoate reductase family protein, which encodes MTRYIVVGAGAVGGTVGGTLARSGADVVLIARGAHARALADSGLLLRTPDGAFEIPVSSAAGPSDVRLTTADVLVFATKTHQLEAALQEWADQPVRSDGREIGTAAQHLPVLTALNGVVAEEMALRFFARVFGVCVWMPAAHVTPGEVIVRSWPVAGHFRISRWPASLTTAEDRALLDEIAAGWTAAGIFTQLPPDVAPWKYNKLLSNLGNAVVALTGAESAGLAAAAQREGEGILATAGIEYVSFDESKAARRQGVSMRPVRGVEHVVSNSTWQSLARSSGSVETDYLNGEIVRLAHRLGTAAPINATLARLTRAAARSGRAPGEYTAGELETLVGGLGA
- a CDS encoding sulfurtransferase, with translation MPSRDEVFITARELARLLDSGEPVTLLDVRWSLPEPDGRAAFERGHLPGAVYVSLDDELSDHSVDGRGRHPLPSGSALQAAARRWGVRTGVPVVVYDDWNLAGSARAWWVLTAAGIPHVRILDGGLAAWSGELTSGAVTPVPGDVTVDHDDLYAGALRAVTADEASSAQVLLDARAPERYRGDHEPVDPVAGHIPGARNVPSTSLLDAAGGLRPAAELTGLLGPVGDAPAVYCGSGVTASVVVAALASVGVDAALFPGSWSQWSSDTGRPVALGD